AAAGATTTAGGCTGCACGAGCTTGAAACAAGCTGTAAATCTGGGCTATCAGGATGCTGCCAATGCGTTGGCGCAATTCTGTAACTAGCATTTGAACAAAAACCAGGGCCGATATCGTTAATAATCATCAGGAAAAGGCTTTTGATATCCTGAAAGACATCCATTCAAACCCCACTAATCATGAGACTCGTTAAAATATTTTTTGGAATCATTTTTGTCATATTCGCGTATCTGCAACTCAATGACCCTGATTCGGGGACGTGGATCGCAATTTATAGCTTTGCCGCGCTGGCCTGCTTCATGAGTATCAGGGAGTTATGGCCTAGCTGGGTATTTTATGTTTTGGCAGCCGGCTACATTATCGGTGGTATTCTGCAATGGCCGCCACAATTTGAAGGTATTTTCTTCGGCGAAACAGCGATGAGAAGCTTAAATATTGAACTTGCCAGAGAATCGCTCGGGCTGGGGATTTGTGCAGTCGTAATGCTGGTACTTGGTAAATGGGGCTGAAATCAGCCTTTTACCCACTGGATTTCTTTCAATGCAAATTCTAAAACGTGCGCCTCCGTGGAAAGTTTGATACAAATTTTTCCCTGTGGCGTCACGTTGGTCACATAACCTGTCACGATCTCATCCTGATACAGGAACCTGACCTCATCCTGATAGCCG
The genomic region above belongs to Dyadobacter pollutisoli and contains:
- a CDS encoding transmembrane 220 family protein, with protein sequence MRLVKIFFGIIFVIFAYLQLNDPDSGTWIAIYSFAALACFMSIRELWPSWVFYVLAAGYIIGGILQWPPQFEGIFFGETAMRSLNIELARESLGLGICAVVMLVLGKWG